The Actinomycetes bacterium nucleotide sequence GCGAGCACGACCCGGTGCGGGACCAGCTCGCTCGGGACGAGCGCGGGCCAGTACACCGCGAACGCGCTCTCCCGGCCGGGCGGCGCGGTGAGCGTGAAGCCAGGGTAGGAGGACAGGCCGAGCTCCACGCAGGCGCCAGAGAAGCGCCGGCCGACCCTGGCCGGGTCGGGGTCCACGACCGTGACGCGCAGCTCGGCCGCTGCGTCGCCGGTCGCCGGGTCGAGCGGGCCGGCCCGGAGCAGCCGGACGTCGGTGCGGGCGAACGCGCGCCTGCCGCCGACCCGGGGCCAGAGCGCCCGCTCGACCAGCGCTGCCTTCTCCTCGGGGTCGAGGCCGGTGAGCAGGAACCCCACGGTGTTGCGGAACCCGCCCGGGTAGTTGATGGCGACCTTGGTAGTCGGCGGCGGCGGCTCGCCCCGCACCCCGGAGACGCGCACCCGGTCGGCACCATCCGGATCCAGCCGCACCGTGTCCAGGCGCGCGACCACGTCCGGGGACGCATACCTGGGACCGGCCACCTCGTAGAGGAGCTGCGCGGTGATGGTGCCCACGCTGACCAGCCCGCCGTGCCCGTCGTGCTTGGTGACGACCGCGCTGCCGTCGGCGGCCACCTCGGCGACCGGGAAGCCGGGGGCGAGCAGGTCGGGCACCTCCTGGAAGAAGGAGTAGTTGCCGCCGGTGGCCTGCGCGCCGCACTCGAGGACATGCCCGGCGACGAGCGCGCCGGCGAGGGCGTCCCAGGCGTCCCTGGCCCAGCCGTGGTGCCAGGCGGCCGGGCCGATGGTGAGCGCGGCGTCGGTGACCCGCGGGCAGACGACGACGTCCGCCCCCGCGTCGAGGGCCTCGACGATGCCCCACGCGCCGAGGTAGGCGTTGGCGGTGACCGGCGGGGCCGGGATCTCGGCCAGCGGCCGGCCGGTGTCGAGGTTGGCGAGGTCGTGGCCGGCGGCCAGCAGCTCGGGGAGCTGGCCGAGCAGGTCGTCGCCCTCGACGTGGGCGACCCGGAGGTCGAGCCCGAGCCGGGCCGCCACGTTGCGGACCGCGCCGGCCAGCCCGGACGGGTTCAGGCCGCCCGCGTTGACCACGACCTTGATGCCCCGGTCGGCGACCGTGCCCGCGATCTGCTCCCACTGGGCCAGGAAGGTGGTGGCGTAGCCGGCCGAGGGGTCGGCCAGGCGCGCCTTCCAGAGGATCGCCATGGTCAACTCGGCCAGGTAGTCACCGGTGAGCACGTCGATCGGCCCGCCCTCCACCATCTCGCGGGCGGCAGACAGCCGGTCGCCGTAGAAGCCCGAACAGTTCGCGATGCGAAGAGGCCGGTGCGCCGCGGCCCCGCCGGGCGAGCGCGGCGCGGACCCGCCGGGCCCGTGCGATGCGCGACGGCCTCGGCCGGCGCTCATCGGGCTCCTCCTGGAGCCCAGCTGGGCGGGCGGCGCTCGGCAAAGGCCCGCATGCCCTCGCGGGCCTCGGCCGAAGTGAAACGGTCCCGGGACAGGGCCAGCATGCGCTCGAGGGCGGCGTCGAAGTCGAGCCCGGGCACCTCCCGGGTGACCGCCTTGGTATGCGCGAGCGCCTCCGGCCCGCCGCGGAGCAGCATGCCCGCGTAGCGGGCCACCTCGGCGTCCAGGTCGGCGTCGCCGACGGCCCGGTTGACGAGCCCGATCTCCACGGCTCGGCTGGCGTCGAAGACCTCGCCGGTGAGCAGGTACTCCACCGCCGCCCTTGGCTGCAGCCGGGGCAGGCAGACAACCGAGATCAGGGCGGGGACCACCCCGACGCGCACCTCGGAGAAGGCGAACGTGGCGCTGGCGGCGGCCAGGGCGACGTCGCACGCGGCGACCAGCCCGATGCCGCCAGCGCGGGCGGGGCCGTTCACCCGCGCGAGGACCGGCTTGGGCGAACGCCACAGCCGGCGCAGCACGTCCGGGAGCGGGAAGCCGGCGGCCGGCGCCACCCCTCTCTCGTTCATGGTCTGCTGCTCGGCCAGGTCGGCGCCGGAGCAGAACGCCGGGCCGGCACCGGTCAGCACGATCACCCGGACCTCGGGGTCCCCGCCGGCCCGGTCGAGTGCCTCGGCGAGCTGGCCGAGCAGCACGCCGGACAGCGCGTTGCGGTTGGACGGCGAGTCCAGCGTGACGGTGGCCACGCCCGCGCCGGCCTGGTACCGCACGAGCTCGGGGTGGGGCATGCGGCCTTCCTCTCTCGTGGCGGACTGGTGACAGGGAAGATGGCCGACGATCGCCCCGCTGCCAAGCCCTACCCGCGGAGGACCCAGCCGGAGACTACGAGAGCAGCTCGTTGAGGGTGGCGAACAGGGCGGTGAACCGCTGCACGGCCTCGGGTGGCAGTAGGGGCAGCAGGTCGGCCTGGTCGACCAGGAGGACGCGGGCGGGTCGGTAGCGGTCGAACGGGCGCCCGAGCGCGAGCTCGACCCGCCCGACCAGCCGGCCGGGGCCGGGCACGTCCTCGACCGAGAGCCGGCCCACCCCGGCCGCCGCCAGCAGGCGCAGGTAGAAGGCGTCGCCGAGCAGGTCCTCGAGGCCCGCCTCGGCGTCGCCGGTGAATTCGGTCAGCGCGACCAGCCGCTCGGGCAGCAGCATCCCCCGCTGCACGAGCGAGCGGACCCAGCGGTGCCCGGCGCCGACGTCGAGCAGCATGGCGAGGTCGAGGGGCGCGCCGAGCAGCGTCGCGAGCGCCGCGACCGCGTCCAGTCCGCCGGCCGGTACGAGCAGCCAGCGCGGGTCCAGGCCGGTCCGGCCGGTGTCGCGCAGGAACCCGCTGACCACTTCGAGGTAGAGCAGGTCGGCGGGCCCGTCCACGACCAGGGTGTGGGGACCCAGCGTGAGCGGACGCAGCAGCTCCAAGCCGACCGCGGTCCGCAGCGGCTGGACGGTCTCCGGGCTGGCGCCCTCGACGCCCTCCCCGACCTTGGTGCCCTCGCCCTCGACGTCCTCTACGGTCCGCGTCCGGTGCAGGTGCTGGGGGTCGACCATGAACGGCGAGTGGGTGGTGTAGATCACCTGGTGGTGGCGGGCGAGCTGCTCGTGGAGGAAGCGCAGCAGGTCGGCCTGGCCCGCGGCGTGGAGCCCGAGCCCGGGCTCGTCGAGCAGGAGGATGACGTGGTCGGAGTCCCGCAGCTCCGCGAACGCGACCAGGAACGAGAAGAACCACACGAACCCCTCGGACCGCTCGCCGAAGTTGAGGGTGACCCGGTGGCGGTCGTTGCGGATGCGCACGTCGAGGAACGGGGGGTCCCCGCCCGCGGGCGTGCGGGGGCTGCGGAAGTCGACGTCAAGCTCGACCGCGAGCTGCCGGTTCTGGCTCCAGTAGGCGAAGACCTCGTCGCTGATCTGGTTGGCGGCCGCTTCGAGGGCGGCCCGGCGTGCCTCGTAGCGGTCCTCGGTGAACTCCTCGGCGTCCACGCCGGCCAGGCGCAGGAGGGCCAGGGCGGTCCGCTCTCCTCCGGACAGCTCGGCCTCCGGGGTGCGCTGCAGCCTGGGGATGGAGACCCGGCCGGGCATGACGCTGAAGGCGTCGAAGTAGAGGAACCGGGGCAGGCGGGCGGCGAGGAACGTGCCCAGCTCGGCGGACAGGTCGCGCCCCTTGAGCTCGTGCAGTAGCTCGGCCGCCTCGGTCGGCCGCGTCTGCTCGAGCTCGCGCTCGAGCCGCTCGACGACCGCCTCGAGGTTCGACCCTTCGGCCAGCCCGGGGTCGAAGCCGGCTTTCTCGAGAAGGATGCGAGCCTGGGCGGTCCTGTCCTGGTGCAGGATCATCCGGTGCCGGTTCGCGTAGGTGCGCTCGACCCGCAGCTCGCGGGAGGTGAGCACCCCCGGCCCGAAGCGGCTCCAGACCGCCTCGATGTCCTCGTCCTGCAGCTCGAAGGTGACCGACACCGGGACGGTGTCGCCGATGGCCTGGCGCTCGCGGCCGCGCAGGCGCCGGGGGTAGTCGCGGAGCTCGTCGAACCCTGGGGGCCGGCCCTGGGGGTTGGCCCACGCCAGGGCCTGGAGCAGGGCGGTCTTGCCGCTTTCGTTCATGCCGACGAAGCAGGTGACGTCCGGCTCGAAGCGGATCGGGCCGGAGTCCTCGATGCTCCGGAACTTCCTGACGTGCGCCGATTTGAGGATCATGCATGTCCTTGGACGTCACGCCCAGCGCCCTGGACCCGGGGGGGTGTCGCCGATCCTATGGACGGCCCGCGTGGCGGTCAACGCGGGGGCTGAGCAATGCGGTGCTCGCCGCGCGATCCAGCGGACCCAGCGGACGACCGCGTGGCGGTCAACGTGGGGCGGAGCAATGGCGACGCATCGCTCCGCAGAACTACAGGTGGGGCTCGGCTCTACTACGTAGCTTTCCAGCTGCGTGCCCGCGCAATTTGACCCTCAGATCGCTTTTCGCCACGCTCCGTTGGTCATGCGACCAACGATGGAAAGGATCCGGCGTGACCCAGTCAGACGTCACCCCGTCCGCCGGCGCGCCGGAGAACTCCCGGGCCAGCCTGTCGACGGCGTCGGGCGGACGTAGCGCCCAAGCCGTCGACCTCGAGCGGCCCGCTCGCAACTTCGGTGGTGGCGGAGCCCCGGTTCAGCTGGCCGAGTTCGAAGAGCTCGACGTCCGTTCTGTCTTCCCGCGCGACGGCGACGCGTTCAGCAACTGGCTGTCCGCCAACCTGGACAAGCTGGCCAAGGAGCTCGGCATCTCCGGTCTGCGCGAGGTGGGCCGGGACATCCCGGTCGGTTCGTTCAACGTGGACCTGCTGGCCCAGACCGACCGGGGCCGGCGCGTCGCCATCGAGAACCAGCTCGAGCCGAGCGACCACCCGCACCTCGGCCAGGTGATCACCTACGCCGCCGGCCTCGACGTGTCGGCGGTGGTCTGGATCGTCACCCGGATCGGCGAGGAGCACCGGGCCGTCCTCGACTGGCTGAACCAGCACTCCGACGACGACGTCCGCTTCTTCGGCGTCGAGCTGCGCGTGCTGCGGATCGGCAACTCGCAGGCGGCGGCGGCCTTCCGGGTGGAGTCGCGGCCGAACGACTGGCAGAAGGTCATCCGCCAGCGCCAGCGGGTCGGCTCCCCGATCACCGCGCGCATGCGGGAGTTCTGAGGTCGCACAGCCCGGGGCCCGGACCGGCTGGTCCGGGCCCCGACGCTTTGGGCGAGCCCGTACCATCTCCTCTCGAGCACCCGAGTCGAGCACCCGAGTCGAGCACCCGAGGAGAGAGGCCTGCCAATGAGCGACCAGCAGCTCGTCCGACCCGCCCCGATCAGCGGCTTCCCGGAGTGGACGCCCGAGGTCAGGCTGGTCGAGCTGCAGTGGCTCGACCGCATCCGCCAGACCTTCGAACGCTACGGGTTCTGCTC carries:
- a CDS encoding acyclic terpene utilization AtuA family protein, producing the protein MSAGRGRRASHGPGGSAPRSPGGAAAHRPLRIANCSGFYGDRLSAAREMVEGGPIDVLTGDYLAELTMAILWKARLADPSAGYATTFLAQWEQIAGTVADRGIKVVVNAGGLNPSGLAGAVRNVAARLGLDLRVAHVEGDDLLGQLPELLAAGHDLANLDTGRPLAEIPAPPVTANAYLGAWGIVEALDAGADVVVCPRVTDAALTIGPAAWHHGWARDAWDALAGALVAGHVLECGAQATGGNYSFFQEVPDLLAPGFPVAEVAADGSAVVTKHDGHGGLVSVGTITAQLLYEVAGPRYASPDVVARLDTVRLDPDGADRVRVSGVRGEPPPPTTKVAINYPGGFRNTVGFLLTGLDPEEKAALVERALWPRVGGRRAFARTDVRLLRAGPLDPATGDAAAELRVTVVDPDPARVGRRFSGACVELGLSSYPGFTLTAPPGRESAFAVYWPALVPSELVPHRVVLADGSAVPVPPAPGATELDLADPLVPARPPASDLPGGQVRGLPLGTVVGARSGDKGGNANLGVWARSRQGYAWLEGLLTVERFQELLPETAGLDVRRYELPNLLALNFVVAGLLGEGVAASTRPDPQAKGLGEQLRACLVAIPAALVDADAPRPPAARAAPG
- a CDS encoding enoyl-CoA hydratase-related protein, giving the protein MPHPELVRYQAGAGVATVTLDSPSNRNALSGVLLGQLAEALDRAGGDPEVRVIVLTGAGPAFCSGADLAEQQTMNERGVAPAAGFPLPDVLRRLWRSPKPVLARVNGPARAGGIGLVAACDVALAAASATFAFSEVRVGVVPALISVVCLPRLQPRAAVEYLLTGEVFDASRAVEIGLVNRAVGDADLDAEVARYAGMLLRGGPEALAHTKAVTREVPGLDFDAALERMLALSRDRFTSAEAREGMRAFAERRPPSWAPGGAR
- a CDS encoding AAA family ATPase: MILKSAHVRKFRSIEDSGPIRFEPDVTCFVGMNESGKTALLQALAWANPQGRPPGFDELRDYPRRLRGRERQAIGDTVPVSVTFELQDEDIEAVWSRFGPGVLTSRELRVERTYANRHRMILHQDRTAQARILLEKAGFDPGLAEGSNLEAVVERLERELEQTRPTEAAELLHELKGRDLSAELGTFLAARLPRFLYFDAFSVMPGRVSIPRLQRTPEAELSGGERTALALLRLAGVDAEEFTEDRYEARRAALEAAANQISDEVFAYWSQNRQLAVELDVDFRSPRTPAGGDPPFLDVRIRNDRHRVTLNFGERSEGFVWFFSFLVAFAELRDSDHVILLLDEPGLGLHAAGQADLLRFLHEQLARHHQVIYTTHSPFMVDPQHLHRTRTVEDVEGEGTKVGEGVEGASPETVQPLRTAVGLELLRPLTLGPHTLVVDGPADLLYLEVVSGFLRDTGRTGLDPRWLLVPAGGLDAVAALATLLGAPLDLAMLLDVGAGHRWVRSLVQRGMLLPERLVALTEFTGDAEAGLEDLLGDAFYLRLLAAAGVGRLSVEDVPGPGRLVGRVELALGRPFDRYRPARVLLVDQADLLPLLPPEAVQRFTALFATLNELLS